The following are encoded together in the Anoplopoma fimbria isolate UVic2021 breed Golden Eagle Sablefish chromosome 9, Afim_UVic_2022, whole genome shotgun sequence genome:
- the LOC129095591 gene encoding caspase b-like isoform X1, with amino-acid sequence MLVRMLLLETLQDLINDEFKTFKWHLQDKVLDSCKPIPRSYLENADRTDAVTRMIASYGEEMAVNISVEVLKRMNNNSAAEKLRNIYSAGGNTAASSTSASDAAPPAAPVAPPAAPPAAPATMMAKQGGVIFAPTVAGGTSGTWNITINK; translated from the exons ATGTTGGTTCgtatgctgctgctggagactcTGCAAGATTTGATCAACGACGAATTTAAAACCTTTAAGTGGCACCTCCAGGACAAGGTGTTGGACAGCTGCAAACCGATTCCCCGGTCCTACCTGGAGAACGCGGACCGGACGGACGCCGTGACCAGGATGATAGCTAGCTACGGCGAGGAAATGGCCGTGAACATCAGTGTGGAGGTTCTGAAGAGGATGAACAACAATTCCGCCGCTGAGAAGTTGAGGAACATATACTCAG cagGGGGAAACACAGCTGCATCCTCCACGTCAGCATCTGAtgcagctcctcctgctgctcctgtagcacctcctgctgctcctcctgctgctcctgccaCAATGATGGCCAAGCAAGGAGGCGTGATCTTCGCCCCGACAGTTGCAGGTGGCACATCTGGGACATGGAATATAACCATCAATAAATAA
- the pgap4 gene encoding transmembrane protein 246: MWLRPAVSPMPRWKTFLGQYLRWSNSVTQALVLAAITFCVVLPLCCHRLLYSYYFIRSMYLDSMSEEVLQESLDRGEDALRFWKSASTASAVSSRFSDVVKHPELLVTVVTARRNEGRDFHYLLQVMRQLSGVLGGCGERRCAEVLVCDVESGSHENQDAKLLEANFRVIRRSPREQQRDSERVNTFEREKRDYVFCLRKGWELVKPKNVVVLEDDALPKQDFFTVVKDLLSRRFSLQTLYIKLYHPERLQRYWNPEPYRILEWVGLGVVGATALLLTFPYWNPCSFSFKLSANHLLFFTVYFMAASELLGRHYLLELRRLSPQLYAVSPATECCTPAMLFPGNSSLRVAEYLDGSFCVKGNAKDMVLYQMARTIPGESSYSVEPNLITHIGAYSSVRANPPRPKLL, encoded by the coding sequence ATGTGGCTCCGGCCGGCTGTTTCACCAATGCCTCGATGGAAAACCTTCCTCGGCCAGTACCTGCGATGGTCCAACTCCGTCACTCAAGCCCTCGTCCTGGCCGCCATCACGTTTTGCGTCGTTCTGCCTCTGTGTTGCCACCGGCTGCTTTACTCGTACTACTTCATCAGGTCCATGTACCTGGACTCCATGAGTGAGGAGGTCCTGCAGGAAAGCCTCGATCGAGGCGAAGACGCGCTGCGCTTTTGGAAGAGCGCCTCCACCGCATCCGCTGTGTCTTCCAGATTCAGTGACGTCGTCAAGCATCCTGAGCTGCTGGTTACCGTGGTGACAGCCAGGCGTAATGAAGGGCGGGACTTCCACTACCTGCTCCAGGTGATGCGTCAGCTGAGCGGCGTTCTGGGCGGCTGCGGGGAACGGCGGTGCGCGGAGGTGTTGGTGTGCGACGTGGAGAGCGGCTCGCATGAAAACCAGGACGCCAAGCTGCTGGAGGCCAACTTCAGGGTGATCCGGCGTTCTCCTCGGGAGCAGCAGAGGGACAGTGAACGAGTCAACACCTtcgagagggagaagagggatTACGTCTTTTGTCTCCGCAAGGGATGGGAGCTGGTGAAGCCCAAAAACGTGGTTGTCCTGGAGGACGACGCTTTGCCGAAGCAGGACTTTTTCACAGTGGTGAAGGACCTGCTGTCGCGTCGGTTCTCCCTCCAGACTCTCTACATAAAGCTGTATCACCCTGAAAGGCTGCAGCGCTACTGGAACCCTGAGCCCTACCGCATCCTGGAGTGGGTGGGACTCGGGGTGGTCGGAGCGACGGCCCTCCTCCTTACCTTTCCCTACTGGAACCCTTGCTCTTTCTCCTTCAAGCTGTCGGCCaaccacctcctcttcttcaccgtCTACTTCATGGCTGCCTCGGAGCTGCTGGGGCGGCACTACCTCCTGGAGTTGCGGAGACTTTCTCCGCAGCTCTACGCCGTCTCCCCGGCCACAGAGTGCTGCACCCCCGCCATGCTCTTCCCTGGAAACTCCTCGCTGAGGGTGGCCGAGTACCTGGACGGCTCGTTCTGCGTCAAGGGGAACGCCAAAGACATGGTTCTGTATCAGATGGCTCGGACCATACCCGGGGAGAGTTCCTACAGCGTGGAACCCAACCTCATCACCCACATCGGTGCCTATTCCTCCGTCAGAGCCAACCCACCGAGGCCCAAACTCCTCTGA
- the LOC129095591 gene encoding caspase b-like isoform X2, giving the protein MLVRMLLLETLQDLINDEFKTFKWHLQDKVLDSCKPIPRSYLENADRTDAVTRMIASYGEEMAVNISVEVLKRMNNNSAAEKLRNIYSGGNTAASSTSASDAAPPAAPVAPPAAPPAAPATMMAKQGGVIFAPTVAGGTSGTWNITINK; this is encoded by the exons ATGTTGGTTCgtatgctgctgctggagactcTGCAAGATTTGATCAACGACGAATTTAAAACCTTTAAGTGGCACCTCCAGGACAAGGTGTTGGACAGCTGCAAACCGATTCCCCGGTCCTACCTGGAGAACGCGGACCGGACGGACGCCGTGACCAGGATGATAGCTAGCTACGGCGAGGAAATGGCCGTGAACATCAGTGTGGAGGTTCTGAAGAGGATGAACAACAATTCCGCCGCTGAGAAGTTGAGGAACATATACTCAG GGGGAAACACAGCTGCATCCTCCACGTCAGCATCTGAtgcagctcctcctgctgctcctgtagcacctcctgctgctcctcctgctgctcctgccaCAATGATGGCCAAGCAAGGAGGCGTGATCTTCGCCCCGACAGTTGCAGGTGGCACATCTGGGACATGGAATATAACCATCAATAAATAA
- the LOC129095592 gene encoding myelin and lymphocyte protein-like has protein sequence MASNTAIMGNLPSGIGICATIPDILYLPELVFGGLVWILVACTLVVPHNPQGWVMFVSVFCFTMTFIWLVVFACGGHRNRGIWAAADFAYHGIAAFFYLSASVALAKVTLDMNDGNLTQNYKLDISAVVFSYVATLLYFIHTILSAIRWKSF, from the exons ATGGCCTCCAACACTGCCATCATGGGGAACCTCCCCAGTGGGATCGGAATATGTGCGACCATCCCCGACATCCTCTACCTGCCCGAACTG GTGTTCGGAGGTCTGGTCTGGATCCTGGTGGCGTGCACGTTAGTGGTGCCGCATAACCCTCAGGGCTGGGTGATGTTCGTCTCCGTCTTCTGCTTCACCATGACTTTTATCTGGTTGGTGGTGTTCGCCTGCGGGGGGCATCGCAACAGAGGCATCTGGGCTGCAGCA GACTTCGCCTATCACGGCATCGCGGCCTTCTTCTACCTCAGTGCTTCAGTGGCTTTGGCCAAAGTGACCCTGGACATGAACGACGGGAACTTAACCCAGAACTACAAGCTGGACATCTCTGCAGTG GTTTTCTCGTACGTGGCGACGCTCCTCTACTTCATCCACACCATCCTGTCCGCCATCCGATGGAAATCTTTCTAG
- the LOC129095567 gene encoding LOW QUALITY PROTEIN: NACHT, LRR and PYD domains-containing protein 12-like (The sequence of the model RefSeq protein was modified relative to this genomic sequence to represent the inferred CDS: inserted 1 base in 1 codon) has translation MTSADLLNTLEDLRDDEFKDFNWYLQQPDILEGYQTIKVSKLEKAERRDTVDLMVNTFKLHGALKVTKKVLEKINRNDLVQSLPDTSSGPEDGIIPVPEPRHISYYQHLLQLHLQDKFMCAQEGWAQKKDEQRLDDIYTELYITAGGDVHINTQHEVRQIEAMVVKPAGTEKPVKPCDMFKHPSGKYKPMRTVLTNGIAGIGKTFLVQKFVLDWAEGRANQDVHLIFPLTFRQLNLRKGEKFSLAELIHECITETRDIKEEALNHIFTTLQSSGNTNYDKSKFKLLFVLDGLDESRLHLDCSTSENRAVNFXVDVLLTNLIKNKLLPSARLWITTRPAAANQIHSDSVDMVTEVRGFTDPQKEEYFMKRFGDSEQASRIISHIKTSLSLHIMCHIPVFCWITATVLEDVLKTREEGGLPNTLTEMYAEFLVFQIHQTNEKYDQKKCIQCIKSLAKLAFHQLEEGNLIFYENDLKESGIDVSGASVCSGVFTEIFKEERGRRNDKMFSFVHLSVQEFLAAFYVQRAVVNKHKNVMCEPGQTCGGQMQMLFSKTSMIKVQRFAIDKALSSPNGHLDLFLRFLMGLSLQTNQTVLRGLLKKKRSSEANQETVKYIKSKISENLSPERSINLFHCLNELNDRSLVEEIQQYLSSGSLSTDKLSPAQWSALVFISLSSGNDLDVFDLKKYSSSEEALLRLLPVVKASNKALLSGCNLSNRSCKALSSVLISQSCSLRELDMSNNKLQVSGVKLLSAGLESPRCRLETIRLSGCDLSEASCKALSSVLNSQSSSLRELDLSNNNLQDSGVTLLSAALGSPCCKLETIRLSGCDLSERSCEALSSVLSSQSLGLRELDLSNNNLKDSGVTLLSAALESPNCKLETLRVSGCNLSERSCEALSSVLISQSSSLRDLDLSNNNLQDSGVNRLSAGLESPHCTLETLRLSGCLITEEGCTFLDKALRSNPSHMRELDLSYNHPGDSGVKLLSARLEDPHWRLESLKVDHSGELWLRPDLRKYSCELTLDTNTVNGNLKLSDNNRKVTAVMEEQPYPDHPERFQNCQLLCTNGLTGRCYWEVECKGLVHIFVTYRGIKRRNNSASSWFGQNNQLWSLICSDVHGFSVSHNNLRSSHCLLLPSSSSSSSSVPHRVAVYVDWPAGTLSFYEVYSYNQIHLHTFNTTFTEPLYPGFRLWSGSSVSLCSL, from the exons ATGACGTCAGCTGACCTTTTGAACACTCTGGAGGATTTAAGAGACGATGAATTCAAGGACTTCAACTGGTATCTGCAGCAGCCTGACATCCTGGAAGGCTACCAAACCATCAAGGTGTCCAAGCTGGAGAAAGCAGAAAGGAGGGACACAGTGGATCTGATGGTGAACACCTTCAAACTTCATGGAGCGCTGAAGGTGACCAAGAAGGTTTTAGAGAAGATAAACAGGAATGACCTGGTGCAGAGTCTGCCAGACACCAGCTCAGGACCAGAAG ATGGGATTATTCCAGTACCAGAGCCACGACACATCTCATATTACCAACATTTGCTTCAATTACACCTCCAGGATAAGTTCATGTGTGCACAAGAAGGGTGGGCACAGAAGAAAGATGAGCAACGACTCGATGATATCTACACAGAGCTGTATATCACAGCCGGTGGTGACGTACACATCAACACGCAGCATGAGGTCAGGCAGATTGAGGCGATGGTGGTAAAACCAGCAGGAACAGAGAAACCAGTCAAACCTTGTGACATGTTCAAACACCCCTCCGGAAAATACAAACCCATGAGAACAGTGCTGACAAATGGAATTGCAGGAATTGGCAAAACCTTTCTTGTGCAAAAGTTTGTGTTGGACTGGGCTGAAGGAAGAGCCAATCAAGATGTGCATCTAATTTTTCCTCTCACCTTCCGCCAGCTGAATTTAAGGAAGGGAGAAAAGTTTTCCTTGGCAGAGCTCATTCATGAATGTATCACTGAGACCAGAGACATTAAGGAAGAAGCTCTTAATCACATCTTTACAACTCTGCAGTCATCAGGAAACACCAACTATGACAAGAGCAAATTTaaacttctgtttgttttggatgGACTCGATGAGAGCCGCCTTCATCTGGACTGCTCTACCAGTGAAAATCGGGCTGTTAACT GAGTGGATGTGCTGCTGACGAACCTCATCAAGAATAAACTGCTTCCCTCTGCTCGCCTCTGGATAACCACACGACCTGccgcagccaatcagatccATTCTGATTCTGTTGACATGgtgacagaggtcagagggttcACTGACCCACAGAAGGAggagtacttcatgaagagatTCGGAGATTCGGAGCAGGCCAGCAGAATCATCTCCCACATTAAGACATCACTAAGCCTCCACATCATGTGCCACATCCCGGTCTTCTGCTGGATCACTGCTACAGTTCTGGAGGACGTGTTGAAGaccagagaggaaggagggctGCCCAATACACTGACTGAGATGTATGCAGAGTTCCTGGTGTTTCAGATTCATCAGACAAATGAGAAGTATGACCAAAAAAAGTGCATTCAGTGCATTAAGTCATTAGCAAAACTGGCTTTCCACCAACTGGAAGAGGGCAACCTGATCTTCTACGAGAATGATCTAAAAGAGAGTGGCATTGATGTCAGTGGAGCCTCAGTGTGCTCAGGAGTGTTCACAGAGATCTTCAAAGAGGAACGTGGGAGAAGGAATGACAAGATGTTTAGCTTTGTCCATCTGAGTGTTCAGGAGTTTTTGGCAGCTTTCTACGTACAGAGGGCAGTCGTTAACAAACACAAGAATGTGATGTGTGAGCCAGGCCAAACTTGTGGCGGacaaatgcaaatgttattTAGCAAAACTTCTATGATAAAGGTCCAAAGGTTTGCTATTGACAAGGCCTTGAGCAGTCCAAATGGACACCTGGACCTGTTTCTCCGATTCCTCATGGGTCTTTCACTGCAGACCAATCAGACCGTTCTAAGAGGTctactgaaaaagaaaagaagctcaGAGGCCAATCAGGAAACAGTCAAGTACATCAAGAGTAAGATCAGTGAGAATCTGTCTCCAGAGAGAAGCATCAATCTGTTCCACtgtctgaatgaactgaatgatCGTTCCTTAGTGGAGGAGATCCAACAGTACCTGAGTTCAGGAAGTCTCTCCACAGATAAACTGTCTCCAGCTCAGTGGTCAGCTCTGGTCTTCATCTCACTGTCATCAGGAAATGATCTGGATGTGTTTGACCTGAAGAAATATTCTTCTTCAGAAGAGGCTCTTCTGAGGCTGCTGCCAGTGGTCAAAGCCTCCAACAAAGCTCT GCTGAGTGGCTGTAATCTGTCAAATAGAAGCTGTAAAGCTCTGTCTTCAGTTCTCATCTCTCAGTCCTgtagtctgagagagctggacatGAGTAACAACAAACTGCAAgtttcaggagtgaagctgctctctgctggactggagagtccacgcTGCAGACTGGAGACTATCAG gcTGAGTGGCTGTGATCTGTCAGAGGCAAGCTGTAaagctctgtcctcagttctcaactcccagtcctctagtctgagagagctggacctgagtaacaacaacctgcaggattcaggagtgactctgctctctgctgcactGGGGAGTCCATGCTGCAAACTCGAGACTATAAG gcTGAGTGGCTGTGATCtgtcagagagaagctgtgaagctctgtcctcagttctcagctcccagtccttgggtctgagagagctggacctgagtaacaacaacctgaaggattcaggagtgactctgctctctgctgcactGGAGAGTCCAAACTGTAAACTGGAGACTCTTAG ggTGAGTGGCTGTAATCtgtcagagagaagctgtgaagctctgtcctcagttctcatctcccagtcctctagtctgagagacCTGGACTTGAGtaacaacaacctgcaggattcaggagtgaatcgactctctgctggactggagagtccacattGCACACTGGAAACTCTAAG gctATCAGGCTGTCTGATCACAGAGGAAGGCTGCACTTTTCTGGACAAAGCTCTGAGATCCAACCCCTCACAtatgagagagctggacctgagctacaaCCATCCAGGAGACTCAGGCGTGAAGCTGCTTTCTGCTAGACTGgaggatccacactggagactggaaTCGCTCAA GGTGGACCATAGTGGAGAGCTGTGGCTGAGACCTGATCTGAGGAAGT attcctgtgaactcacactggacacaaacacagtaaacggaaacctcaaactgtctgacaacaacaggaaggtgaCAGCAGTGATGGAGGAGCAGCCGTATCCTGATCATCCAGAGAGGTTTCAGAATTGTCAGCTGCTGTGTACAAATGGTCTGACTGGTCGCTGTTACTGGGAGGTCGAGTGTAAAGGATTGGTCCATATATTTGTGACTTACAGAGGAATCAAGAGGAGAAACAATAGTGCTTCCAGCTGGTTTGGACAAAATAATCAGCTCTGGAGTCTGATCTGTTCTGATGTTCATGGTTTCTCTGTCAGTCACAACAACCTAAGATCAAGTCattgcctcctcctcccttcttcttcctcctcctcctcatccgtCCCTCACAGAGTAGCAGTGTATGTGGACTGGCCTGCTGGCACTCTGTCCTTCTACGAAGTCTACTCTTACAACCAGAtccacctccacaccttcaaCACCACATTCACTGAACCTCTTTACCCTGGCTTTAGGTTGTGGTCTGGTtcttcagtgtctctgtgttcacTGTAG